The DNA segment TTCTCGGTCAACAATGACCAACCCCATCACCCCCTCCGATAAAGAAAAAAACAAAGGCTTCTGGCGCAGCCTAATCACTTGGGCTCTGCTCGCCCTTTTGCTGCGTTGGTTTGTTGTCGAACCACGTTGGATTCCTTCCGGTTCAATGCTGCCGACTCTGCAATTGCAAGATCGGATTTTGATCGAGAAAATTAGACCCCGCGTCACGCGCAGCCGCCACAGCCATCTGCGCCGTAATGATGTTGTGGTGTTTTCACCGCCCGAACAACTAATTGCACTAGGGTATGACCCCAATGCTGCCTTGATCAAACGTTTGGTTGGGTTACCCGGGGATGTACTCACTGTCCAACAGGGCAGACTGCTTCGTAACGGAGAATCGGCAGATGAACCCTGGCTGTTAGAAGCGATGAATTACGCTATGCCACCTACTACCGTTCCAAAAGACCAAGTGTGGGTAATGGGAGATAACCGTAACGCCAGCCTTGACTCGCATCTCTGGGGACCCCTTCCGGAAAAAAACGTGATTGGTACAGCAATCTGGCTCTACTGGCCCATCAACCGGTTCGGTCCGATACGGATTCCCGAGGAAGCGGGTAACGGTTAAGTAAAAGGGTTTGCGTTATGTTTTAGTTCGGATGGAGAGTATACGGGATGTTTAACCCCGAGTTCCTGACCACAGACAACAGTGACGGACAAGCGGGAAACAGCCTGATTCAGTATTTGCAGGATCAGTCGCCCGACACGCTCCAGCGAGTCGCAAAGTCAGCGAGCAGCGATATTCAGGACATTATTCGACACAATGTCCAAGGGCTGCTAGGCGTATTGCCGGGTGAACACTTTGAAGTAAAGGTGACAGCCAATCGTGACAACCTGGCAAACATGCTTGCCTCAGCGATGATGACAGGTTACTTTCTGCGGCAGATGGAGCAGCGCAAGGAATTAGAAGAAACCCTCTTCGCCGATGACCAAATGGCCATGGAAGCCGACGATGAATTAAATCTCTAAGCGAACTGAATATCAGTCGGGTTCACCCTGATTGCGCACTGAGGTAAATGCAAGCCAAGAATTAGGTCAGACTGGATTCACTGGGTACAGCACCGCGGCAGTATCGCAAGAGTATTCCGTGCCAGCTGGAATCAATTGTTAATGCTTATATTAAATTTATATCAAATAAAGATCTTAAAGGCTGGGTTTAGCTAAAAAATACGAAGAAATACGGCGCAACATTTTTGATTAAAATAGGAACAATAAAGTATTGAAATAATAGTAAAGCGCAAGGAGATTCTTAAGGTTAAGGCGCGAGTCCCCCGTATGTTCTAATTAGCGTTAAAACTCACTCTTCAAAAGTTCTTCTCCAATAGAAGAACAATGTTTATGAGTTTATTTAATAAGGTTTGAACCAGGATCTTATGTTCAAAAGTCTAAAGAAACTTCAGATAGGTTGTTCTGGTTGTGTTGGCACAATACCGAAATCGAGCAACCGTTGATCGATGGAAGCTAAGAATTTCCAACTATGATCACTGGGCGCCCAGTCTCGAACTATCAGTTGCTCTCGCAATCTTTGAATACGCTCAGACGTAAATGCCAGAGGTGCACTGTAGTGGGCGGGGATAAGCCACCGCACCCGCGTGTACTGTGATAGCCTCTCCAACCAAGTCAAAAAGGTAGTCTGGGCCCTCGGCAAGACCAACCGTTCAAGAACTGGCGCAACCTGCAGGAGTGGCTCATGATCACCCATTAGATTGTTGGCAGCCGCCCTCCAATCGTCTTTCCACCGGAAGGGATAGAGGCCGAAATGGGATCGGGCCGAACGCAGCCCAGGCCTCATCGCGTAGTGTGCTACCTCGCCGAGAGTAGGAACCAAAAGGGGTTCTGGGCGTAAATAAGATGCGAATAACACTAAACGGGCCCAGCCGCGGCTACGTGCATCTGGACTGTCGATCAATAGCTCGTCGCCCCGTTCGCGAGCATGGAATAATAACGGCGTTGGATCACGATCAAAGATTGCAGGAGGTTGGGCGTTGATACCGACCAAGGCATCGGTAACGAGGAGGGCGCCGGACGGCTGATGCAAACAACTGATCTCTTGAAACAAGCCAAGCCCCAGATCGAGGGGACCAAGTGAGATCCAGTCACACACTTCAGGATGGGGAACACCGTCGTTGAGAAGCACATGCGTTCGGCTAGCGGGGATGCCAAGCCAACTGAGCGGGAGCTGTATGGGGAAACTCCATTGCCCTGGGCAGACCCAGAGTTCGGCTTTGGGAAATGCCCGCGCTAAGGCAGGCAACGGTAACTTGTGCTCTAAACCTGAAGCAGTAGGAAGCACTATCGTGCAAACGGGTCCATGCTCAACTTCCAGCTGAGCTATGGCAGAACACAACTCAGCCGTGGGAGGCAACGGATTCACCACCATCAAGCCGCCAGGCACCTTCACAACCGTAAGTCGAATCGGCACCGCCACGTAATAAATTCCCTGAAGTTGCTCAAAACCCCAGACCTGATCAGGGATCAGTTCTTTGATGTGGGTAGGACGCCGACCGTAAGGGTATAGCGGCAGCAACGGCCACCAAGGCCAATGTTGATCTTGAGCGGAGACTGTCACTAACTAGGTTCAATGTACAAGTGCAGGACTACTGCTACATGCCAGCAAGCTCCATAAGGGTCTTACTTCTTTAAGATTAGGTTAAAACTTTGAACAGATCAGTGCCCAGACTTGGGCTATGATTTGGGTTACGTTAAAAAATAATATGGGAGGCAGCAATTTAGCATTAAAATTCTACTCCATATTAGAAAAGTATATTGATTTATAGTACAGCAGTACTACCATAAAGACGTACCCATATTCTAATCAGAGACAATCTGATCTTTGAAAAGAATTAATTGAACGTCAATGAGTAAACTACATAAAAGTTATAGAAAAATTAAGCGCCAAATCATTGTATCTGCATACAATCACAACCACTTATGTTGTAAATAAGTAAAATAATGATTTGTTTAAACTTCAATTGTTGTAATTAAGAATAGAGTTTCTTATCCTAAGTCTATTTGAGGGATTGCATCAATAAAAGTCAGACTAGTGCTGATATTTATTAGGTAAATATTATTTAGTTCAGTTGAAGCAGCTAAAAGTTATTTTAGTAAACTATTTCAGGTTAAGAAATAGAGTACAAACTGTAGTTTTGTAGTGATTTCTAGTATCTTAATGTTAAGTCTCTTATTTAAGATTCTACCATATAATATAGCTCAGCTTATACTTAACGTTTAACAAGTTAGCTTTATAAGTGGATAATCACTATTTTAGAATATTACTTATAGGGTTTATTAATTTTTAAAGATGTATTTCTTTAATATATAGCTTAATACTTAATCATAAGCTAATTAATAAAAGATGTATCTTGATTTAAGTTACTAACATTAGATTTAATTCTAGTTAAGTAAATAACTTTACTTATAAAATTTTAGCATACAACTATTCTCTTAAGCTGTTTACAATGGTATTTCAGCGAGACTAATTATATGTAATATTTAGAATATAATATTTATACTTTTTATTATAAAAAAATTAGATTTAAAATTAAAATCTACACTATATTTTTAATTTTTGTTTCCGTATTTTATTTATGCTAATTAATAAATTCCTAAATATTTAGATACAAAAAGTAAGATGGTTAGTATTTATTATTCTTATAGAAGTAAGTTTTAAAGATAATTTTTATATTAAAACAGATTAAAGTTTAAAATGTCAAATAATTGAAGAAGAAAGTTAAAATCCAATAAAATAACACATATATTTGTTATGCTGCTAGAGCCGTACACGGAAGCATAACCCAGTTCGCAGCAATGGTGCCCACTATGCTCGCTCCTAATCCCAGAAGGATTGTGTCTTTGGCCACTAATCCATCAAAAGCAGTGAGCCCAACGTATCAGTTTTTGCAGATAAAGGTGGCGATGAGTTAGCCATTCACGATGAATTTCTATCCAACTCCCATTTCTTAAAGAACCTGAGATTGTTGTCCAATGCAGCCATAAGTCTTTGGACAATCTTGCTACGACATGGGCGATTTTTCAGGGCCTACTCCTTGAAGCAATACCTTTCCTTCTAATAGGGGTCAGCATCGCTGGCGTGACCCGATGGTTATTGCCATCCGGAGCATGGGTTAATCGGCTTCCTAAAAACCCGCTATTGGCGCCAATCATTGGCGCATTAATGGGTTTTGCTCTCCCTGCCTGCGAATGCGGCAACGTGCCGGTAGCGCGACGCCTTCTTGCCAGTGGTGCCCCTCTCGGTACTGCCTTTGGCTTTCTCTTTGCAGCGCCCGTACTCAACCCTATCGTAGTTACCAGCACCTGGGTAGCTTTTCCCAACCAACCCTGGTTATTTATCGCTCGCCCCCTAGGGGCCTTTCTGATCGCCATTTTTCTTAGCGCATTACTAGTACAACTACCAGAGTCCCAGCTCTTGGAATCAGCGCTACTGGGCGAACGACGCATGAGACAACCACTTAGTGACCTTGGCTTGCTTAAACGAAAAAGTGGGCTAATTGGGTTTGTATCGTCCGATATGGTTCCTTCAAAGTTAGAACGCCCAAAAAGTAACCAAATTTTTGAGCAGAGCAGCCGCGAATTTCTTGATTTACTAGCACTACTCGTCCAGGGCTGTCTCATCGCCGCACAGATACAGGTTTGGTTGCCAAGAAGCTGGCTGTTAGTCATTGGCAGTTCCCCAACTGCTTCAATCTTGGCGTTAATGATGTTGGCTTTTGTGGTTTCAGTATGCTCCAGCGTTGACGCTTTTCTTGCACTGGGATTTGCGGCACAGGTTACTCCTGGCTCTCTCTTGGCCTTTCTGCTACTGGGCCCGGTGGTGGATCTCAAACTAGCGGGACTATTCACTGTGCTTCTACGTCCACGAGCTATCGCGGTTGCCGTCTTAGCTGCCAGCCTTGGTGTGCTTTTAATCGGTCAGTGGGTGAACCTATGGCTATTATGAGCGGAGCTTGCCTGTGACTAGAGGACTGCTGCTAATCCTCTGGGGTTGGGTGATGATTTGGAGTGTTGTCTCCGGACGATTAGGTCTGCTGTTACGAGAAATGTTCCACAGCCTTGTGTGGATATCTGGAGCAGCACTGATGATTGCAGGCCTCACAATTTTTTTACGTAGCTATGGCCAATGGGAGCGAGTTTCATTGTCTTCCATGGCAGCAGCCTTGATGGCGCTTCTCGTTCTGATCATCCCACCTAATCCATCGTTTAGTGACCTAGCCACTAATCGACCACAAGAGCTACCTGAACCACCTGAATTGGCTTTTGTGCTGCCGCCCGAACAACGCACGCTTACGGAATGGGTGCAATTGCTGCGTAACCAGCCCGATCCTGATCTCGTGGATGGAGACCCTGTTGTTATTAGTGGTTTTGTTTGGATACAAAACGACAGGCCCCCGTTAATCGCTCGGCTCATAGTGCGCTGCTGCCTAGCAGACGCTACCCCTGCCGGACTACTTGTGGATTGGCCAGACGATGCTGAATTGAAAACTAACCAGTGGTTGAAAATTCAAGGCCAGATGAAGGTAGCCGTCCGCAATGAGCAACGGGTTGCGGTGGTCGTCCCTCAGATCATGACGCCAATTCCTCGACCAAAACGCCCTCTTGAGCCATGAATCGTCGACTGGGATTAGTGCTTTTGGCAACTGTCACAAGTGTCTTAGTGCAACAACAGGTCTTACTGCGTCGACCCCCCCGATTGATCCAGCTCGAACCTCAACATATCCATTCAGGCAGCGCAGCACTAGATCTGCGCTTTAGCAGGCCCATGCAGCTCGAAACTGTGCGTTCAGAGAGTCATCTGAACCCCCAACTTCCCCACCGTTGGCTTGGCAGCAACAACCAGCTACGGCTGGTTGTTGATACTAACACCGCCATTACTCAGCCATTACGACTTGTTGTGGCGGGACGCGATCAAAGGATGCACAAGATGGCTTCTCAAAGCTGGTGGTGGGATCCGCGACCTTGGCTTCTCGTCACTCGAAATATAAATGCTGGCAAGCAATTACAATTACAAGACCGTCAAGGCAAATGGCGGCCTCTCAGTCCGATTTGGGCGCATTTCAGCGCAGTAGTGCCCTTAGGTAATGGTCGTGGCGTCGCCATGGCCGTCAGTGACGACAGCCGAGTGGAACAAATCTGGTTGCAACCACTTACACCTCGCAACCTAGCCCATAAGCACAATGCCCTGGCACCGCCAGAATTACAGCCACTGCAGCAGTTAGTCCACGACAAACTACTATTCGGCCATTTAAGTAGCAACTTAAATGGCGATCTTTTGATACAGACTGGTGGTTTTTCCCCTGACAGCGAAAGAACTGAGTTAATCCAAGCTAACGGGAAGCGTCACAATCTGGACCTGCAATCAGCTGGTCCCATGGAGTTGCTTCCAGCAGGAGGTGGATTAATTGTGCCCTCCTATAACGGACTTAACCTGCAGCCTCTCCTCAATAAAGGGCGCCCAGTTCAGTCTCTTCCGGGGAACCGTGAACTCGGTGCCTTCTGCGCTGCATCCGGACGTGTAGTGTTAATCCGCCATTGGCCGGACTACCGTCGCTCTATTGAACTGGTCATCGCTGGATTTTCTCCCCGTCAGCTGTGGCTGGGGGAACAGGCAGTATTGGGGGTTGCCTGCGATGGCAGTGGTGAGCGGATTTGGGCAGTACTTGGCCAGTGGACTAGTAATCGAGAACAACACACGATTTTACTCATGGATAGCCAAGGTACGGAGATGGGGCGTCGGCTTCTGACTCCTTGGGCGATGAAGGGAGGCACCCTTCTGCAATTTGATCCGGTCAGCCTTCGGTTGCTGATGACCGTGACACGGCCAAGCCAAAGAGAGGCTTACCCTGCCTTTCTAGACTCTGCCTCCCTCCAATGGCAACAGATTCTTCCTGTTGCAATAGAAGAAGCTCTCTGGCTTAACCCTTAAGGTTGCTTTCCCTCAGGAGTAAGCGGTCTTGCAACAGCAGTCCGACTTACCAGCCAAGCTTTAAACCAGCCGCGAGTTAATGTGATTAAATCACTAACCATACCTCAATATCACAATCATTCAGTACAGGTAATTATGAACCAAAGAGCGAGAAACGTCTCAAAATCGTTTAAAATTCTCAACAGCTAGTCGAACTACCCTGCTAGCTATCCAAGTAAGCCGTATCACTAGAGCAAGACATGGTTCCTGTTGTTCCGGCTGGCAGCAGTAATACAAAGATCCAGTAGAAGACCAGCTGGGGTGAGCAGGGTTTTCGTTAAAGTTGCCAAGCCCAATCCTTGTGATTGTGGCGTCAAATTTGCAAAGGGAACCGGAAGCCGATGATAGTTGTTTCGCCCAACCAACTATGTTCAGGTCTGAGCTGATATTCTGCCGACATAATTTACTTAAAATTCTCATCGGCTCTACTCAATTTAATTAGCAGTACTGCTGATTACTCTAACTGCGTCCTTCTCCTGCTTAAGCTGGATCAACCTTGCTTGATGCCCGCGTATTCCTGGAAAGTATTTTATACGCAACAATATCCTCGCATTGACTTAGCATAGATAGCAGGTGTCTACTATGGTTGTTCCTGCTTTGCGGGGAGATCGTACTTACATAAAGGACAAGCTACAAACTTGCCTTTAAGGTTTAGCATTTTAGTTGTTTATCTAGATTTGCTCTTAAGAGATAAGGTTCAAGAAAGCCGCTGGCTGATGCGTAGGGACAGTCTTTAGATCATGTCACAAACTTGAATTGAGTCCTTTTAAAGTCAAGATCTTTGCTTCAGGGCCACAGTAGATAATGTAAAGACACAATAAAGCAAAAACAGCTTGATGATGGCTCAATCAACTGCTGCTTACATTACGATGCTATACAATAGTTTTCTAAACGCTTGTAAGCAGCCTCCTTAGTAATCGAAGCGCTGACTTTTAAATTAAGCAATGGCATGGTACATACGAACTACCTCAGTCTCGGGTATCGATCTTTCTTGTGCGAGTTTCATCTATATCAGATATTGACCATAGGCGGAAATTAACTGGCCCAGTCTAATTTTTTATGACTTCTCCAGTAATGCGTTAGTAAAAGTAAGGTTGCACAGGGTCACAAGATTTTGGCAGGGGTGTTCAGTCCATTTAGTTGGCAAAATCAGTTTGGATCACTTAGATCAGTGAGGCTGGCTTCACCTATATTTCCATTATTTCCA comes from the Synechococcus sp. M16CYN genome and includes:
- a CDS encoding permease — protein: MDNLATTWAIFQGLLLEAIPFLLIGVSIAGVTRWLLPSGAWVNRLPKNPLLAPIIGALMGFALPACECGNVPVARRLLASGAPLGTAFGFLFAAPVLNPIVVTSTWVAFPNQPWLFIARPLGAFLIAIFLSALLVQLPESQLLESALLGERRMRQPLSDLGLLKRKSGLIGFVSSDMVPSKLERPKSNQIFEQSSREFLDLLALLVQGCLIAAQIQVWLPRSWLLVIGSSPTASILALMMLAFVVSVCSSVDAFLALGFAAQVTPGSLLAFLLLGPVVDLKLAGLFTVLLRPRAIAVAVLAASLGVLLIGQWVNLWLL
- a CDS encoding DUF4336 domain-containing protein, producing MTVSAQDQHWPWWPLLPLYPYGRRPTHIKELIPDQVWGFEQLQGIYYVAVPIRLTVVKVPGGLMVVNPLPPTAELCSAIAQLEVEHGPVCTIVLPTASGLEHKLPLPALARAFPKAELWVCPGQWSFPIQLPLSWLGIPASRTHVLLNDGVPHPEVCDWISLGPLDLGLGLFQEISCLHQPSGALLVTDALVGINAQPPAIFDRDPTPLLFHARERGDELLIDSPDARSRGWARLVLFASYLRPEPLLVPTLGEVAHYAMRPGLRSARSHFGLYPFRWKDDWRAAANNLMGDHEPLLQVAPVLERLVLPRAQTTFLTWLERLSQYTRVRWLIPAHYSAPLAFTSERIQRLREQLIVRDWAPSDHSWKFLASIDQRLLDFGIVPTQPEQPI
- the lepB gene encoding signal peptidase I — protein: MTNPITPSDKEKNKGFWRSLITWALLALLLRWFVVEPRWIPSGSMLPTLQLQDRILIEKIRPRVTRSRHSHLRRNDVVVFSPPEQLIALGYDPNAALIKRLVGLPGDVLTVQQGRLLRNGESADEPWLLEAMNYAMPPTTVPKDQVWVMGDNRNASLDSHLWGPLPEKNVIGTAIWLYWPINRFGPIRIPEEAGNG
- a CDS encoding DUF760 domain-containing protein, with protein sequence MFNPEFLTTDNSDGQAGNSLIQYLQDQSPDTLQRVAKSASSDIQDIIRHNVQGLLGVLPGEHFEVKVTANRDNLANMLASAMMTGYFLRQMEQRKELEETLFADDQMAMEADDELNL
- a CDS encoding TIGR03943 family protein, with amino-acid sequence MTRGLLLILWGWVMIWSVVSGRLGLLLREMFHSLVWISGAALMIAGLTIFLRSYGQWERVSLSSMAAALMALLVLIIPPNPSFSDLATNRPQELPEPPELAFVLPPEQRTLTEWVQLLRNQPDPDLVDGDPVVISGFVWIQNDRPPLIARLIVRCCLADATPAGLLVDWPDDAELKTNQWLKIQGQMKVAVRNEQRVAVVVPQIMTPIPRPKRPLEP